The Candidatus Zixiibacteriota bacterium DNA segment CAACCCGGCACAACATTAAAGTGAATGTTGAACACGGTCGACACACCCGGCGGAATGGTGGCATCGAACGAATTGGCCAGGGCCACAAAAACGTAACCCAAACTGTCATTGACCTCGCTGAAGTTCCAATCCCACTCGGAGGTCATCAAACCCTCGGTGGACAGCGAACAGATCGATACTCCCTCCGGGATTGAAATCGGAATTGTCGCTCCCTTGATCGGCTGAGTCAATTTGGTTTGAACCGGCTGTACCGCACAGGCCCAATCGCACGGCGTTACGGTTATACTCGGGACAATCAGAGAATCGACCGGGTCGGTACCCGGGCCGGTAACTCGCAACAACACCGGGACCCCTACCGGCGGGAAAGAGACGCCGTCGGTATCGGGCCATATAGTAATCGTATCGTGGTAGTAGCCCGGCGGCAGCGAGTCGGTCTGCACCGTGACAGGCGACATATAGGGTGTTAAAAATGGTGGTTGATCGTTGAAATCCAGATGCAGCCACGGCGCATGACTCCATATGTGAAAGGGTACGGCTTCACCGTGCACCTCATAAATGTACAGCCCGGTGGTGATTGCCCCACCCTGCGGCAACACGAACGAGAATTGTTGGGGGTCGGTGGCCACCACGGCACTGCCGGAATCGGGCAGGATGTGCAGAACCACCGGGACGATCACGTCGTCAAAGCCGTACATGTCATCCAGCGGATAGTAGATCAGCACGCTGTCACCGTAGGTGCCCGGCGCCAGACCGGCGATGCTGATATGGAAGCCGACATGCGATGGTGTCACACCAAAAGCGGTGCCGGAGTCCAGCGTCAGCCAGGGGCTGTTGTTGAAAACAGTGGCAGCAAAACTGAGATTGGCGCTATCCAGATCGTACACAAGGAACTCTTCACCGATAACGTGGTTGCCCTGGTTCAGCGTGAACTCAAAGTGATCCGGCGCCGCCAAGACAGTGAACGGCTGGCCTTCGGTCACGATCAGCGTAAACGGCACATGTGCCACATCGACCGGCGGTTCAACATTCTCAGAGTAAGCGGTGATGGTGAGAACATCATGGTACACCCCCGGCGCCATGCCCTCGGTGGAGACACCGAACGGAAGGGTCATCGGTGTTGTCGGCACCGTGAACCAGACCGGCAGTGTCAGCCAGGGCGCTTCATGGGTAAAACTCAGCGCCAGTGTGGCGCCGTGAAGTTCCTCGATGTGCAAGTAGTCCTCAAAACTGTGCCCCGATGGCACCGCGTAATCGAATTGCTGAGGATCGACCACCAACTGAAATCCCAAAGAGTCGACGACCAGCCAAACCGGTATGGCCACCGGCGGGAAAGGTATGGAATCATGGGGTGCGTATAGCACGATCGTGTCCACATACTGTCCCGGCCCGAGGTCGTTGGCATAGATGCCGAAGTAGACCGAGTCGGGCGTCCAATACATGTTGTCTGGCTGGGTATCCTCAATGTCCAGCCAGGGACTTCCGTGCATCACTTCGGCTGCGAACGGAATCGACAAACCGTGAGCTTCCCACACGGCTATCCCCTGGTGCGGTATCACGTCTCCCGGTTGGGCCGCGAATTCGAAATGGTTGGGATATACTATCAGGTTGGGACCGTCATGGATCGATACGAACACCGGGACCCGTACCGTGTCGAAGTCGACGTTCGGGTCAACGGGCATTATAACGATAGTGTCCACATAGTTGCCGGGCGGTAGATTGTTGGCACCAACGGCGACGGTGAGAGTCATAGGTGTTGAGTAGGGCGGCATCGGGAACGGGTCCACCACCAACCAGGGATGCGTGTTCGAAAAATGAAAAGGCACGTTGTGTCCGTTGACTTCGAACACATGAAGCGAGTCCGATGTTCCTGTACCACCGGACAGACTGAAATTGAATTCCGAGGGAATCGTGTGAACGACAAATTCGCTGCCACCGCCGGTTACGTGCAGCACCACCGGTACATCCAGTGTCTGGAACGGCCCCGTGGAGTCATTCAGGAAAGCGTGAAGGACTATCATGTCCTCGTAGATGCCCGGTGTCAGACCCTCGGTGTGAACGTACACCGGCAGGCTGAACGGTGTGGCAACCGGCGCGAAGTACACCGGCAGGGTCAACCATTGACTGGAGTTGGACCAGCCGAAGTAGATAGTATCGCCGTGCGCCTCAAAAACGAACAACGAGTCTTCCATGGTTGCACCGGGCGGCCCCGCGAAAGCCAACTGCGGAGGCGCTACCATTAAGAGCGGTTGATTGGGCGTGCAACTCAGGTGAAGCCGGACCACAACTTGCTCGGGCGGGATATTCGGATCACCGGCAGTGACGGTAACAATCGATTCCAGTAGCAGGGTGTCGCCGGGCGGCAGGGAGTCCGGCAGGTCGCCCAAGTGCTCTTTAACTATCCAAACCAGTACCGAGTCTGAGTCATAACCGGACGGCGGTATAACCCCCAGCCAAGCCGCATCCGGATCAACCTCCCAGTATAACCCGGTGTCGCCGCAAACAGCCATGATGTATATGGACTTGTATTCGATACTCTCTTGCAGAAGCCAGCCGTTGCAAAGATCACCGTAGAAATCCAACCCATCCGGCATAACTTCCAGGCATGAATTGTTCTGCCCCCAGGCAGACTGGATACCGAACATTAAGAGCGCAATACAGACAAACGACCGCAACATCAACTTATAAAGTCCACAC contains these protein-coding regions:
- a CDS encoding T9SS type A sorting domain-containing protein; this translates as MRYSCGLYKLMLRSFVCIALLMFGIQSAWGQNNSCLEVMPDGLDFYGDLCNGWLLQESIEYKSIYIMAVCGDTGLYWEVDPDAAWLGVIPPSGYDSDSVLVWIVKEHLGDLPDSLPPGDTLLLESIVTVTAGDPNIPPEQVVVRLHLSCTPNQPLLMVAPPQLAFAGPPGATMEDSLFVFEAHGDTIYFGWSNSSQWLTLPVYFAPVATPFSLPVYVHTEGLTPGIYEDMIVLHAFLNDSTGPFQTLDVPVVLHVTGGGSEFVVHTIPSEFNFSLSGGTGTSDSLHVFEVNGHNVPFHFSNTHPWLVVDPFPMPPYSTPMTLTVAVGANNLPPGNYVDTIVIMPVDPNVDFDTVRVPVFVSIHDGPNLIVYPNHFEFAAQPGDVIPHQGIAVWEAHGLSIPFAAEVMHGSPWLDIEDTQPDNMYWTPDSVYFGIYANDLGPGQYVDTIVLYAPHDSIPFPPVAIPVWLVVDSLGFQLVVDPQQFDYAVPSGHSFEDYLHIEELHGATLALSFTHEAPWLTLPVWFTVPTTPMTLPFGVSTEGMAPGVYHDVLTITAYSENVEPPVDVAHVPFTLIVTEGQPFTVLAAPDHFEFTLNQGNHVIGEEFLVYDLDSANLSFAATVFNNSPWLTLDSGTAFGVTPSHVGFHISIAGLAPGTYGDSVLIYYPLDDMYGFDDVIVPVVLHILPDSGSAVVATDPQQFSFVLPQGGAITTGLYIYEVHGEAVPFHIWSHAPWLHLDFNDQPPFLTPYMSPVTVQTDSLPPGYYHDTITIWPDTDGVSFPPVGVPVLLRVTGPGTDPVDSLIVPSITVTPCDWACAVQPVQTKLTQPIKGATIPISIPEGVSICSLSTEGLMTSEWDWNFSEVNDSLGYVFVALANSFDATIPPGVSTVFNIHFNVVPGCSDAAYIRWDTTLMLDVAKRLAFADTTYTTVHPGFDYWRDRVEIVGYVPGNFDADPVISISDLVGVVDYMFSYGPPPCVIDALDVNGDCIGPDISDLVFLIDWMFNPLDPPAFPDLNCGCVTSDGAAVAKPNPEIVLRAVYENGATDIILNSPVDLRGLQLHLRADGTVAPQKLVDDGLDLVHGVRGENVRVGILDLDGDNVIESGETAVVRLIGRVRVVEAVVADKQYGSMQASVESVGGLLPDGYSLGQNYPNPFNPVTAITFSLPKAANISLDVYNVVGQKVAILADGRHEVGTYTVAWDARDLSSGVYFYRLSTPEFETTRKMVLLK